One Methylosarcina fibrata AML-C10 DNA segment encodes these proteins:
- a CDS encoding isoprenyl transferase, translated as MSDEGQTGLESEHNNPRHIAIIMDGNGRWAQKRFMPRAMGHQSGVKAVREIVEYCAQQDIEVLTLFAFSSENWRRPQEEVSLLMNLFMGTLQREIEKLKNNNIRLRFIGDRSAFSESLQNMMAEGEALTRNNTALTLIIAVNYGGQWDLCQAFRKITEKILAGELSKEDINEQLINRYLSTAGLPEPDLFIRTGGEQRVSNFLLWQLAYTEMYFTDTLWPDFDRESLEDAIKSFKGRQRRFGHTGEQVLSRSVKFNF; from the coding sequence ATGTCAGACGAAGGACAAACCGGTTTGGAATCAGAACATAACAATCCGCGCCATATTGCCATTATCATGGATGGCAATGGCCGTTGGGCGCAGAAAAGATTTATGCCCAGGGCCATGGGCCATCAGTCGGGCGTCAAAGCGGTCAGGGAGATTGTCGAGTATTGCGCGCAGCAGGACATAGAAGTGCTCACCTTATTCGCTTTCAGCAGCGAAAACTGGCGGCGCCCTCAAGAAGAAGTGTCGTTATTGATGAACTTGTTCATGGGAACGTTGCAGCGTGAAATCGAAAAGCTGAAAAACAATAATATCCGCTTGCGCTTTATCGGAGACAGAAGCGCTTTCTCCGAATCCTTGCAGAACATGATGGCCGAAGGGGAAGCCTTAACCAGGAATAATACCGCCTTAACCTTGATCATAGCCGTTAACTACGGCGGACAATGGGATTTGTGCCAGGCGTTCCGGAAAATAACCGAAAAAATACTGGCTGGAGAGTTAAGCAAAGAGGACATTAACGAGCAGTTGATCAATCGGTACTTATCCACCGCAGGTTTGCCCGAGCCCGATTTGTTCATTCGGACCGGTGGCGAACAGCGCGTCAGCAATTTCCTGTTATGGCAATTAGCCTATACCGAAATGTATTTTACCGATACGCTCTGGCCCGACTTTGACCGGGAGTCGCTCGAAGACGCGATTAAAAGCTTCAAGGGCAGGCAAAGACGATTCGGACATACGGGGGAACAGGTGCTCAGCAGATCGGTTAAATTTAATTTTTAA